Proteins encoded in a region of the Populus alba chromosome 13, ASM523922v2, whole genome shotgun sequence genome:
- the LOC118035464 gene encoding uncharacterized protein has product MDSGSMELKVMYCKGVSSFNFFKKLLVYVLVSIVRDDDGDDTGKKPLELQKQQQRTPTDTEGDGNSEWNHQMRFDLTEVTFQDCDNFFIHFDLCHEGLYFGDKTIGKVRVPLKDLIQEANEIVRFLSYEVRTPDGKPNGVLKFSCKVKNMGTNSSQVGITGYPIVNNQPYPTSEVQSLSEQAHYPTLDLEGNSQETDTLSQVHYTSDCIQCSSQENYYPPPQAYYPPPPPPPPQAYYPPPPPPPGPPPPMVDGAWGCNCPPQPPLLHTWPPGANNYSSHGNWSPMAGQLPTYADEEMRANDLRLGRVHHSSFWNGRSLEM; this is encoded by the exons atGGATTCAGGCTCCATGGAACTCAAAGTGATGTATTGTAAAGGCGTTAGCTCgttcaatttcttcaaaaaactCTTAGTTTATGTTCTTGTTTCAATCGTgagagatgatgatggtgatgatactGGTAAAAAACCACTGGAGCTGCAGAAACAGCAACAAAGAACACCCACTGACACAGAAGGAGATGGGAATTCCGAATGGAATCACCAGATGCGTTTCGATCTGACCGAGGTTACATTTCAAGATTGTGATAATTTCTTTATCCACTTTGATCTCTGTCATGAAGGTCTCTATTTTGGAGACAAAACTATTGGGAAAGTTCGTGTACCCTTGAAAGATCTGATCCAGGAGGCTAATGAAATTGTCAGGTTTTTGAGTTACGAGGTTCGAACTCCAGATGGGAAACCCAATGGGGTGCTAAAATTCTCCTGTAAAGTGAAGAACATGGGGACTAATTCTTCACAAGTTGGCATCACTGGGTATCCAATAGTCAATAATCAGCCATATCCAACATCGGAAGTTCAAAGTTTATCAGAACAAGCTCATTATCCGACGTTGGATTTGGAAGGCAACTCCCAGGAAACAGACACTCTGTCTCAAGTTCATTATACATCAGATTGTATACAATGTTCCTCCCAAGAGAATTATTATCCACCACCACAAGCCTATTatccgccgccgccgccaccaccaccacaagcCTATTatccgccgccgccgccgccgccaggACCACCACCACCGATGGTGGATGGGGCATGGGGATGTAACTGCCCGCCTCAGCCTCCACTGCTCCATACTTGGCCTCCTGGTGCTAATAACTATAGCAGCCATGGGAACTGGAGCCCCATGGCAGGACAATTGCCGACATATGCTGACGAAGAGATGCGGGCAAATGATTTGAGATTGGGGAGAGTTCATCATTCATCGTTTTGGAATGGCAG GTCCTTGGAGATGTAG
- the LOC118035462 gene encoding uncharacterized protein translates to MCSPPYRVMLATSTWLRTRRSRCVFLLLFSPILLPFLCVTLPLLCASELCIRLCRRGRGKNKDDGGDRLRLCEEGFCDCDCEEEEGKEAGLLQRYLEDQLRLVGSVYECGDEFDDRDDDQDGQNDHEYNLNTPLLG, encoded by the coding sequence ATGTGTTCCCCACCTTATCGAGTCATGCTAGCCACCAGCACCTGGCTCCGAACTCGACGGAGCCGTTGcgtcttcctcctcctcttctcacCGATCCTCCTTCCATTCCTCTGTGTCACCTTGCCTCTACTCTGTGCCTCCGAGCTGTGCATCCGCCTCTGCCGCCGTGGCCGGGGCAAGAACAAAGATGACGGAGGCGATCGGTTGCGGCTGTGTGAAGAGGGGTTTTGTGACTGTGATTGTGAAGAGGAAGAGGGGAAAGAAGCTGGGTTATTGCAAAGGTATTTAGAAGATCAGCTACGGCTCGTTGGATCTGTGTATGAGTGTGGTGATGAATTCGATGATCGTGACGATGATCAAGATGGTCAAAATGATCATGAATATAATCTTAACACTCCTCTTTtgggttag
- the LOC118035461 gene encoding transcription factor bHLH80 isoform X2, with translation MHPAPAGSSNTSGGGCGGGGGGGGGGGLPRLRSAPATWLLALLEEEEEDPLKQNQNLTQLLTSNAPSSRNSAPFNASSAAVEPGLFETGGGFQRQNSTPADFIGNSGIGSDQGYFSNYGIASNYEYMPPNMEVSPSGKRARELEFQNPSARYPPSLKGAQTGPLRASSLIEMEMDKLLEESVPCKIRAKRGCATHPRSIAERVRRTRISDRIRKLQELVPNMDKQTNTADMLEEAVDYVKFLQRQIQELTEQQRKCKCMAKE, from the exons ATGCATCCAGCACCAGCAGGAAGCAGCAACACTAGTGGCGGTGGATGTGGTGGTGgcggaggaggaggtggtggtggtgggctTCCTAGGCTCCGTTCAGCACCAGCCACATGGTTGCTAGCActtcttgaagaagaagaagaggaccCATTAAAGCAAAATCAGAACTTGACTCAGTTACTCACTTCAAACGCACCTTCAAGTAGAAATTCAGCGCCCTTCAACGCTTCCAGTGCTGCTGTGGAACCGGGTTTGTTTGAAACGGGTGGTGGTTTTCAGAGGCAAAACAGCACCCCAGCTGATTTTATAGGGAATTCTGGTATTGGAAGTGATCAGGGGTATTTTTCGAACTATGGAATTGCTTCAAATTATGAGTATATGCCACCAAATATGGAGGTTTCACCTTCTGGTAAAAGGGCTAGAGAGCTTGAGTTTCAAAACCCTTCTGCTAGATATCCACCTTCTTTG AAAGGGGCGCAAACTGGACCTCTAAGGGCTTCTAGTTTAATAGAAATGGAGATGGACAAGCTTTTGGAGGAATCAGTGCCTTGCAAGATTCGTGCCAAGCGTGGCTGCGCTACACATCCTCGGAGCATTGCGGAGAGA GTTCGGAGAACTAGAATTAGTGACCGGATAAGGAAACTTCAAGAACTTGTTCCGAATATGGATAAG CAAACAAATACTGCAGATATGCTAGAGGAGGCAGTAGACTATGTCAAGTTTCTTCAAAGGCAGATTCAG GAACTCACGGAACAGCAAAGAAAATGCAAATGCATGGCTAAAGAATAA
- the LOC118035461 gene encoding transcription factor bHLH81 isoform X3, producing MHPAPAGSSNTSGGGCGGGGGGGGGGGLPRLRSAPATWLLALLEEEEEDPLKQNQNLTQLLTSNAPSSRNSAPFNASSAAVEPGLFETGGGFQRQNSTPADFIGNSGIGSDQGYFSNYGIASNYEYMPPNMEVSPSGKRARELEFQNPSARYPPSLKGAQTGPLRASSLIEMEMDKLLEESVPCKIRAKRGCATHPRSIAERVRRTRISDRIRKLQELVPNMDKQTNTADMLEEAVDYVKFLQRQIQIYSHLCPHLHD from the exons ATGCATCCAGCACCAGCAGGAAGCAGCAACACTAGTGGCGGTGGATGTGGTGGTGgcggaggaggaggtggtggtggtgggctTCCTAGGCTCCGTTCAGCACCAGCCACATGGTTGCTAGCActtcttgaagaagaagaagaggaccCATTAAAGCAAAATCAGAACTTGACTCAGTTACTCACTTCAAACGCACCTTCAAGTAGAAATTCAGCGCCCTTCAACGCTTCCAGTGCTGCTGTGGAACCGGGTTTGTTTGAAACGGGTGGTGGTTTTCAGAGGCAAAACAGCACCCCAGCTGATTTTATAGGGAATTCTGGTATTGGAAGTGATCAGGGGTATTTTTCGAACTATGGAATTGCTTCAAATTATGAGTATATGCCACCAAATATGGAGGTTTCACCTTCTGGTAAAAGGGCTAGAGAGCTTGAGTTTCAAAACCCTTCTGCTAGATATCCACCTTCTTTG AAAGGGGCGCAAACTGGACCTCTAAGGGCTTCTAGTTTAATAGAAATGGAGATGGACAAGCTTTTGGAGGAATCAGTGCCTTGCAAGATTCGTGCCAAGCGTGGCTGCGCTACACATCCTCGGAGCATTGCGGAGAGA GTTCGGAGAACTAGAATTAGTGACCGGATAAGGAAACTTCAAGAACTTGTTCCGAATATGGATAAG CAAACAAATACTGCAGATATGCTAGAGGAGGCAGTAGACTATGTCAAGTTTCTTCAAAGGCAGATTCAG ATTTACTCTCATTTGTGCCCTCACCTCCATGATTAG
- the LOC118035461 gene encoding transcription factor bHLH81 isoform X1 yields MHPAPAGSSNTSGGGCGGGGGGGGGGGLPRLRSAPATWLLALLEEEEEDPLKQNQNLTQLLTSNAPSSRNSAPFNASSAAVEPGLFETGGGFQRQNSTPADFIGNSGIGSDQGYFSNYGIASNYEYMPPNMEVSPSGKRARELEFQNPSARYPPSLKGAQTGPLRASSLIEMEMDKLLEESVPCKIRAKRGCATHPRSIAERVRRTRISDRIRKLQELVPNMDKQTNTADMLEEAVDYVKFLQRQIQKILLQIGMQKQGNVGI; encoded by the exons ATGCATCCAGCACCAGCAGGAAGCAGCAACACTAGTGGCGGTGGATGTGGTGGTGgcggaggaggaggtggtggtggtgggctTCCTAGGCTCCGTTCAGCACCAGCCACATGGTTGCTAGCActtcttgaagaagaagaagaggaccCATTAAAGCAAAATCAGAACTTGACTCAGTTACTCACTTCAAACGCACCTTCAAGTAGAAATTCAGCGCCCTTCAACGCTTCCAGTGCTGCTGTGGAACCGGGTTTGTTTGAAACGGGTGGTGGTTTTCAGAGGCAAAACAGCACCCCAGCTGATTTTATAGGGAATTCTGGTATTGGAAGTGATCAGGGGTATTTTTCGAACTATGGAATTGCTTCAAATTATGAGTATATGCCACCAAATATGGAGGTTTCACCTTCTGGTAAAAGGGCTAGAGAGCTTGAGTTTCAAAACCCTTCTGCTAGATATCCACCTTCTTTG AAAGGGGCGCAAACTGGACCTCTAAGGGCTTCTAGTTTAATAGAAATGGAGATGGACAAGCTTTTGGAGGAATCAGTGCCTTGCAAGATTCGTGCCAAGCGTGGCTGCGCTACACATCCTCGGAGCATTGCGGAGAGA GTTCGGAGAACTAGAATTAGTGACCGGATAAGGAAACTTCAAGAACTTGTTCCGAATATGGATAAG CAAACAAATACTGCAGATATGCTAGAGGAGGCAGTAGACTATGTCAAGTTTCTTCAAAGGCAGATTCAG AAGATATTGCTACAAATTGGAATGCAAAAGCAGGGAAATGTTGGTATTTGA
- the LOC118035460 gene encoding agamous-like MADS-box protein AGL80, with the protein MGRRKVKHELISNESVRKVTFRKRKAGLLKKLDELATLCGVAACAIIFSAYDDQPEIWPSPAEALFAFEELKRSPSRNPGKYMVDQEAFLTTNASKLNQQLEKQRRRNLGFELELMMAGCTEGMDLHDLKHIKNPSESIQFLEEMIASVTSEIELAENENND; encoded by the coding sequence ATGGGCCGCAGGAAGGTAAAACATGAATTGATTTCCAACGAATCTGTCAGGAAAGTGACCTTCAGGAAGAGGAAGGCTGGCCTGCTGAAGAAGCTTGATGAACTCGCAACTCTTTGTGGGGTTGCTGCTTGCGCTATTATTTTCAGTGCCTACGATGATCAACCAGAGATTTGGCCTTCCCCTGCAGAAGCACTGTTTGCGTTTGAAGAGTTGAAGAGATCACCATCAAGAAACCCAGGAAAATACATGGTGGACCAAGAAGCTTTTCTCACCACAAACGCATCCAAGCTGAATCAGCAACTGGAGAAACAAAGGCGGAGAAATCTAGGGTTTGAGTTGGAGCTAATGATGGCCGGCTGCACAGAAGGTATGGATTTACATgatttaaaacacataaaaaacccATCTGAATCAATTCAGTTTCTGGAGGAGATGATTGCGTCTGTCACCTCTGAGATCGAGCTTGCCGAGAATGAGAATAATGATTAA